A single genomic interval of Anopheles marshallii chromosome 2, idAnoMarsDA_429_01, whole genome shotgun sequence harbors:
- the LOC128718518 gene encoding polyadenylate-binding protein-like, whose translation MNCDTVKGSAIRFVHLERESSSQYDVSNVFIKNLDKKIDTKAMFETFSAFGNILSCKVAQDEKGQSKGYGFVQFFTEESAKKSIDKLNGKLLNEKKVYVGRFISRKEREKELGEKAKLFTNVYVKNFGEDLTEEALRDMFEKYGPITSHRVMTKEGKSRGFGFVAFESPEAAERAVQELNNKELADGKMLYVGRAQKKNERQMELKRRFELLKMERSTRCHGVNLYVKNLDDTIDDERLRKEFAPYGTIISTKVMLDQGRLKGVGFVCFSAPDEAKKAITEMNGRTIGSKPLYVALAKRKEKRKSHLASQYIQRVNSLRMQHIGQVYQQSGSYFVPTIAQPQRFYGPQVAPVRTAPRWSASAQIRPNAGNQNVAANAPTGGNKNKKYRQVSKVRGANQQAPN comes from the coding sequence ATGAATTGCGATACGGTTAAGGGATCCGCAATTCGATTCGTGCACTTGGAACGTGAATCGTCGAGTCAATACGATGTGAGTAATGTGTTCATCAAGAATCTGGATAAAAAAATCGACACCAAGGCTATGTTCGAAACATTCTCGGCATTTGGTAATATCCTAAGCTGCAAGGTAGCGCAAGACGAGAAAGGCCAGAGCAAGGGTTACGGTTTCGTGCAGTTTTTCACGGAGGAATCGGCCAAAAAGTCCATCGATAAGTTAAACGGCAAGTTGTTGAACGAGAAGAAGGTATACGTCGGCCGTTTCATCTCGCGCAAGGAGCGCGAGAAGGAGCTGGGCGAGAAGGCGAAGCTGTTCACGAACGTGTACGTCAAGAACTTCGGTGAAGATCTAACCGAGGAGGCACTGCGTGATATGTTCGAGAAGTATGGCCCGATCACGAGCCACCGCGTGATGACGAAGGAAGGCAAGAGCCGTGGATTCGGCTTTGTCGCTTTCGAGAGCCCGGAAGCGGCCGAAAGGGCGGTCCAGGAGCTGAACAACAAGGAACTGGCCGACGGAAAGATGTTGTATGTCGGTCGTGCCCAGAAAAAGAATGAACGCCAGATGGAGCTGAAGCGCCGGTTCGAGCTGCTTAAGATGGAGCGTTCAACACGCTGCCATGGTGTGAACCTGTACGTGAAGAACCTGGACGACACGATTGACGATGAGCGACTGCGCAAGGAATTCGCCCCGTACGGTACGATCATATCGACCAAAGTTATGCTGGATCAGGGTCGCTTGAAGGGCGTcggttttgtatgtttctcAGCACCGGACGAAGCCAAAAAGGCTATCACCGAGATGAATGGACGTACGATAGGCAGTAAGCCACTTTACGTAGCACTCGCCAAACGTAAGGAGAAGCGTAAATCGCACCTGGCGAGCCAGTACATCCAGCGCGTGAATAGCCTGCGCATGCAGCACATCGGACAAGTATACCAGCAGAGCGGCAGCTATTTTGTGCCTACCATTGCTCAGCCCCAGCGCTTCTACGGACCGCAGGTTGCTCCGGTTCGCACCGCACCACGCTGGTCCGCCAGTGCTCAGATTCGCCCGAATGCCGGCAATCAAAATGTGGCTGCAAATGCACCGACCGgcgggaataaaaataaaaagtatcGCCAGGTCAGTAAAGTACGCGGTGCAAACCAACAGGCACCGAACTAG
- the LOC128718517 gene encoding uncharacterized protein LOC128718517, protein MNTLKSAAHPALSEEAQAAIAVIRALVASRKETSNVLSVLRDYRQLEGDPLPYRKFGFSTVEELLLASDEFVIKSSAGESTRIYIKPNRDSAHIQQMISAQKTAKSGGSGRKSNFVALRQPTGPCSSKGFSSQTTAYSRIYQQMPNSGRNNSSTSNSAKKVTFGEKPSITPANKGGVKSQGFWTNGGSSPAKSQGSSQQLRPITKTKNETVSKRNTNSTSPEANNNSRSTKNYNLNGTAGQQQRQLDANDLRHKLNDGTRTKKDSKLSGAATGQQQLVAGDLRHKLNDRNGTLSRSSVEMRQPDKALPTVSSTTVGVGNATRQGVSLARKQLPFAVEDKSTKKPQPKTSNARNATQSNETPRNNGSNITNAAVAGSGRVLPLTTPMPYSPLPLMSIVVPPNNVRTCVMLKSVNSRLNVPKADLPSGTPITTPTTGLTPAAAAVAAAAAAAASVPSYQRAQSLDERKPIAYPNMAGRSISIPQPPNMMPYVVPAPKLPTLSGKKSLQDRLKINQEVAADDLEKVAKQQSPPIVESMDVPATLTTPSEEISKPTPGPNLYSMNYNNSFVTLTGKPDGTFTWDDPNATPVEILMKYSMHKGYARPEYGYYKLKSGRYQCLVMVNGSSYSTYPEDYVSQFEGQFAAALNAIEAIQRDESRLKYSKCLDSDRDIAHHIHELLVSCPHGMFSKNIPNAFEETHHALLPDHWFAIIDQYSNQLFVLEDGPTGDTIVFARELLSGSDAASNTSEAREMAMNQLTLPWDEQYWNLYVTNPVSTVEVWARLVGKEYSDKMDSLITDIEMSMMSGQADAKKDVTAAVGEYYLVSISDCWFRVRVVEINYETNQCQCFFIDIGDSEQIALDQLHRCEPQYLELPAQAICFTLEGLEDFSENPTAKHILGQRINHRVLIGMILSKREEHERTERIDGIGSGSLKVVLYDTSSTEDEVVNPILLQHICKAMPVPELNRKSVNYVSITYVDDQGDVYCQKDGAMNYIQKLITNLTQSDALEDQHRGLYNSKATEQQLYLVQDETDSKWYRAALDAEESGPYCRMLYVDIGCRRRANVHNIYRLDSLSLGLRSYPPQAIRMRMFELPGCGEPQILARLRAFLKPAVPAMAKVFSMASAILPLVKLYVHVSDREAGNNILVCVNEAIKIEKELEMGSERINLSPRIGFTDDDKSSFNGSGSDTTVISQSTGTSYSLSSTDGKDLASRFDALHVGKGADTKAPPSGPLPLASGNKTIAKLAKITLPLVGQVFNVKVTIANNPKFFFVQPYSYLQQLDTLMLELQDFCMTKAQPVRKEHVRQGEAYAAVNNLGHWYRALVVKINPFGPTPIHAYFCDFGQVQQLDAGALRVLPAEFRVLPQQAIKAKLYGVKPLHNDWTISDAMRFKELTADCNFASVVRSIQADELNPQEQLIELALIDVSTEDDVYVHKILVDEGRAVYTAAPHTV, encoded by the exons ATGAATACGCTAAAATCGGCCGCTCACCCGGCCCTGTCGGAGGAAGCACAGGCAGCCATCGCGGTTATCCGTGCACTGGTGGCCTCGCGCAAGGAAACGTCCAACGTGCTCAGTGTGTTGCGCGACTATCGGCAGCTGGAGGGCGATCCGCTACCGTACCGTAAGTTCGGTTTCAGCACGGTGGAAGAGCTTTTGCTTGCCAGCGATGAGTTCGTGATCAAATCGAGTGCTGGCGAATCGACCCGCATCTACATCAAACCGAACCGCGACTCGGCTCACATACAGCAGATGATATCGGCACAAAAGACGGCCAAAAGCGGAGGGTCCGGTCGGAAATCGAACTTTGTCGCACTGCGCCAACCAACAGGACCGTGTAGTTCGAAGGGTTTCTCCAGCCAGACAACGGCGTACAGTCGCATCTACCAGCAGATGCCAAACAGTGGCCGTAACAATAGCAGCACCAGTAACTCCGCGAAGAAGGTCACGTTTGGTGAGAAACCTTCTATCACTCCGGCTAATAAGGGTGGTGTCAAATCGCAAGGATTTTGGACGAATGGCGGGAGCTCGCCTGCTAAGAGTCAAGGAAGCAGTCAGCAGTTGCGACCAATCACTAAGACTAAAAACGAAACGGTTTCAAAGCGCAATACGAACTCTACTTCACCCGAAGCCAACAATAACAGCCGTTCGACGAAGAACTACAATCTTAACGGTACAGCAGGCCAGCAGCAACGTCAGCTTGATGCCAATGATTTACGGCACAAGCTGAACGATGGTACCCGGACAAAGAAGGACTCCAAACTGAGCGGGGCTGCAACAGGACAGCAGCAGCTTGTTGCCGGTGATTTGCGGCACAAGTTGAACGATCGGAACGGTACACTCAGCCGTTCGTCGGTCGAAATGCGCCAGCCTGACAAAGCACTGCCGACCGTTTCGTCCACTACTGTTGGGGTAGGTAACGCTACCCGGCAGGGTGTTTCGTTGGCACGAAAGCAGCTACCATTTGCCGTAGAAGACAAAAGCACTAAAAAGCCACAACCGAAAACATCGAATGCACGAAATGCAACGCAATCGAACGAAACGCCTCGCAACAACGGTAGTAACATAACGAACGCCGCAGTGGCTGGATCCGGTCGGGTACTTCCCTTGACTACGCCAATGCCATACTCTCCTCTGCCACTGATGTCGATCGTGGTGCCACCAAACAACGTACGCACCTGTGTAATGTTAAAAAGCGTAAATTCAAGACTGAACGTGCCGAAGGCAGATTTGCCTTCGGGCACCCCCATAACCACACCGACCACTGGActaacaccagcagcagcagcagtggcggcagcggcagcagcagcagcatccgtTCCATCGTATCAACGTGCACAATCCCTTGACGAAAGAAAGCCCATTGCCTATCCTAACATGGCCGGCCGTTCGATTTCGATTCCACAACCCCCGAATATGATGCCGTATGTTGTACCGGCTCCCAAGCTTCCAACGTTGTCGGGTAAAAAGTCACTGCAGGATCGACTGAAGATCAATCAGGAAGTAGCAGCGGATGATCTGGAAAAGGTGGCCAAACAACAGTCGCCGCCCATTGTTGAAAGCATGGACGTACCTGCGACGTTGACGACTCCTTCGGAAGAAATATCAAAACCCACCCCGGGCCCTAATTTATATTCAATGAATTATAACAACTCTTTTGTGACACTGACTGGGAAACCCGACGGTACCTTCACCTGGGACGATCCGAATGCGACGCCGGTTGAGATATTAATGAAGTACAGCATGCACAAAGGTTATGCACGGCCAGAGTATGGATATTACAAGCTTAAGAGCGGCCGATATCAGTGTCTGGTGATGGTCAATGGTTCCTCCTACTCGACCTACCCGGAGGACTACGTTAGCCAGTTTGAAGGTCAGTTTGCTGCGGCACTGAACGCGATCGAAGCTATCCAGCGTGACGAATCGCGTCTTAAGTACAGCAAGTGTCTTGATTCCGATCGCGATATTGCGCACCATATACACGAGCTGTTGGTAAGCTGTCCGCATGGTATGTTCAgtaaaaacattccaaacgcGTTCGAGGAAACACACCATGCGCTGCTGCCGGACCATTGGTTCGCGATTATTGACCAGTACTCCAACCAGCTGTTCGTGCTGGAGGATGGACCGACCGGCGATACGATCGTGTTTGCGCGCGAACTGTTGTCCGGTTCCGATGCCGCCTCCAACACATCCGAGGCACGGGAGATGGCCATGAATCAGCTTACGCTGCCTTGGGATGAACAGTATTGGAATCTGTACGTTACGAATCCTGTTTCGACGGTGGAGGTTTGGGCGCGACTCGTCGGCAAAGAGTACAGC GACAAAATGGATTCGCTCATCACCGATATCGAAATGTCGATGATGAGCGGTCAAGCGGATGCTAAAAAAGATGTTACTGCTGCAGTGGGCGAGTACTATCTCGTGTCGATCAGCGACTGCTGGTTCCGCGTGCGCGTGGTAGAGATCAACTACGAAACCAACCAATGTCAATGCTTCTTCATTGACATCGGTGACAGCGAACAGATCGCGCTCGATCAGCTGCATCGGTGCGAACCGCAGTACCTGGAACTGCCCGCCCAGGCCATTTGCTTCACGCTCGAGGGTCTCGAAGACTTTAGCGAAAACCCGACCGCCAAGCACATCCTCGGTCAGCGCATCAATCATCGCGTGCTGATCGGCATGATACTGTCGAAGCGTGAGGAGCacgaacgaacggaacggatcgACGGTATCGGATCCGGCTCGCTGAAGGTGGTACTGTACGATACGTCGTCGACTGAGGATGAGGTCGTGAATCCGATTCTACTGCAACATATCTGCAAAGCCATGCCGGTGCCGGAGTTGAACCGGAAGTCGGTCAACTACGTAAGCATTACGTACGTAGACGACCAGGGCGACGTCTACTGTCAGAAAGATGGTGCGATGAACTATATTCAG AAACTGATCACCAACCTGACACAGTCAGACGCCCTGGAAGATCAACACCGGGGTCTGTACAACTCGAAAGCTACTGAACAACAGCTGTACCTGGTGCAGGATGAAACGGACAGCAAGTGGTACCGTGCCGCACTGGATGCGGAAGAATCGGGTCCTTACTGTCGCATGCTGTACGTCGATATTGGATGCCGTCGTCGCGCGAACGTGCACAACATTTACCGACTCGATTCGCTCAGTCTCGGTCTGCGCAGTTATCCGCCGCAGGCTATCCGTATGCGCATGTTCGAGCTGCCAGGTTGCGGTGAACCGCAAATTCTGGCGCGGCTACGCGCCTTCCTGAAACCAGCTGTTCCCGCCATGGCTAAGGTGTTCTCGATGGCTTCCGCCATTCTGCCCCTGGTGAAGCTGTACGTGCACGTGTCGGACCGCGAGGCAGGCAACAACATTCTGGTGTGTGTAAACGAAGCGATCAAGATCGAGAAAGAGCTTGAAATGGGATCAGAACGAATCAATCTGTCGCCACGCATCGGATTTACCGACGACGATAAGTCGTCATTTAACGGTTCCGGCTCAGACACTACCGTGATTTCCCAGTCCACTGGGACCAGCTATTCCTTGAGCAGTACCGACGGGAAGGATCTGGCCAGCCGTTTCGATGCCCTTCACGTAGGCAAGGGTGCAGATACGAAGGCCCCTCCCTCCGGTCCACTACCACTGGCGAGTGGGAATAAAACGATCgcaaagttagcaaaaataaCACTCCCACTGGTGGGACAGGTGTTCAATGTGAAGGTTACGATCGCCAACAATCCGAAGTTTTTCTTCGTTCAACCGTACTCTTACCTGCAGCAGCTGGACACGCTCATGCTCGAACTGCAGGACTTTTGCATGACGAAAGCTCAGCCGGTTCGGAAGGAGCATGTTCGGCAGGGAGAAGCGTACGCGGCTGTTAACAATCTAGGCCACTGGTATCG tgccCTGGTGGTTAAAATTAATCCGTTTGGACCAACTCCGATCCATGCGTATTTTTGTGATTTCGGACAAGTGCAGCAGCTGGATGCAGGTGCGCTACGGGTGCTTCCGGCAGAGTTCCGTGTGTTGCCTCAGCAAGCAATTAAAGCTAAGCTTTATG GTGTTAAACCCTTGCACAACGACTGGACCATATCGGACGCGATGCGGTTCAAGGAACTGACGGCCGATTGCAACTTTGCCAGCGTCGTGCGCAGCATCCAGGCCGACGAATTGAATCCCCAGGAGCAGCTAATCGAGCTGGCACTGATCGACGTGTCTACCGAGGACGATGTGTATGTGCATAAAATACTCGTTGACGAGGGTCGGGCCGTTTATACGGCTGCACCACACACCGTGTAA